The proteins below are encoded in one region of Coleofasciculaceae cyanobacterium:
- a CDS encoding glycosyltransferase family 2 protein has translation MKTPVAFLIFNRPDTTQKVFEVIRQAQPAKLLVVADGARINRPEEADKCQTARAIIDSVDWECEVLTNYSEVNLGCAKRVSSGLNWVFELVEEAIILEDDCLPDPTFFPFCEQLLDRYRHDNRIAVISGQNVQLGRKRTNDSYYFSRYNLCWGWASWRRAWQDFDFDMKLWTTVKEAGWLEDILLDNGAVKFWDYLFQSTYEGQIDSWAIRWTFSCWMQNYLSILANHNLISNIGFDAQSTHTTKKNVFANLPTKPIEFPLQHPPFMIRNNRADRFTQRTLYGINPVANTKRAVKIFLQTTPVKKWL, from the coding sequence ATGAAAACCCCAGTTGCTTTCTTAATTTTTAATCGACCAGATACTACCCAAAAAGTATTTGAGGTAATTCGTCAGGCGCAACCAGCCAAACTTTTAGTAGTTGCTGATGGTGCCAGAATTAATCGCCCAGAAGAAGCGGATAAATGCCAAACTGCACGGGCAATTATTGATTCAGTTGATTGGGAATGCGAAGTGTTAACTAATTATTCCGAGGTTAATCTAGGCTGTGCTAAAAGGGTTTCTAGCGGATTAAATTGGGTATTTGAACTGGTGGAAGAAGCAATTATTTTAGAGGACGATTGTTTACCAGATCCGACTTTTTTTCCCTTCTGCGAACAGCTTTTAGACCGCTATCGCCACGATAACCGCATCGCCGTCATCTCAGGACAAAACGTTCAATTGGGTAGAAAAAGAACTAATGATAGCTACTATTTTTCTCGCTATAATCTCTGCTGGGGTTGGGCAAGCTGGCGCAGAGCTTGGCAAGATTTTGACTTTGATATGAAACTATGGACAACAGTAAAAGAAGCAGGTTGGTTAGAAGATATTTTGCTAGATAATGGTGCGGTCAAATTTTGGGATTATTTATTTCAATCCACTTATGAAGGACAGATTGACAGTTGGGCAATTCGTTGGACGTTTTCCTGTTGGATGCAAAATTATCTAAGTATTTTAGCCAATCACAACCTGATCTCTAACATTGGCTTTGATGCTCAATCGACTCATACAACCAAAAAAAATGTTTTTGCTAATTTACCAACCAAGCCAATTGAATTTCCGCTCCAACATCCACCTTTCATGATCAGAAACAATAGAGCCGATCGCTTTACGCAAAGAACCTTATACGGTATTAATCCAGTTGCCAATACTAAAAGAGCAGTCAAAATATTTCTGCAAACAACTCCTGTAAAAAAATGGCTTTAG
- a CDS encoding glycosyltransferase family 4 protein — MKILSLSTSDLIGGAPRAAYRLHQGLIAAGVDAQMLVQRKMSDEAQVIGATNKLFKGLAITRPTLDALPLSFYRQRDRTPNIYSCQWLPSRINAQIQALNPDLINLHWICGGYFPVETIAKFNRPLVWTLHDMWPFTGGCHYSQQCDRYQQSCGRCPILKSGQTWDFSRWLWQRKAKAWQNLNLTIVTPSKWLADCAKASSLFQNLPIKVIPNGLDIHKYQPIERQLAKKLLNLPLNKQIILFGAMGGTSDPRKGFALLQTALQHLRLSISPDRVELLIYGSSRPAKSVDLGFKTHYLGYLHDDISLAIAYAAADVMVVPSTQEAFGQTASEALACGTPVVAFNTTGLKDIIDSQQNGYLATAYDPQDLARGIVWILESPQRWQQLSECARAKVVQEFTIPIQSARYLKLFQEILAD; from the coding sequence GTGAAAATTCTGAGCTTAAGCACCAGTGATTTGATCGGCGGCGCACCCCGCGCGGCCTATAGATTACATCAGGGATTGATCGCAGCTGGTGTTGATGCTCAAATGCTAGTCCAAAGAAAAATGAGCGATGAAGCTCAAGTGATTGGCGCAACCAACAAACTATTCAAAGGTTTAGCCATTACTAGACCGACATTGGATGCCCTACCGCTGTCATTTTATCGTCAGCGCGATCGCACGCCGAATATTTATTCTTGCCAATGGTTGCCTAGTCGAATCAATGCTCAAATTCAAGCTTTAAACCCCGATTTAATTAATCTTCACTGGATCTGTGGTGGCTATTTTCCGGTAGAAACTATTGCTAAATTTAACCGCCCTCTAGTTTGGACTCTTCATGATATGTGGCCATTTACTGGCGGTTGCCATTACAGTCAACAGTGCGATCGCTATCAACAGTCTTGTGGTCGATGTCCCATACTTAAAAGCGGTCAAACTTGGGATTTTTCTCGCTGGCTCTGGCAACGTAAAGCTAAAGCCTGGCAAAATCTTAACTTGACTATCGTTACTCCTAGCAAATGGTTAGCTGATTGCGCTAAAGCTAGTTCACTGTTTCAAAACTTACCCATCAAGGTAATTCCTAATGGTTTAGATATTCATAAATATCAGCCTATCGAGCGACAGCTTGCTAAAAAACTTTTGAATTTGCCTTTAAACAAGCAAATAATCTTGTTTGGTGCAATGGGTGGTACTAGCGATCCGCGCAAAGGTTTTGCGCTTTTACAAACTGCTTTGCAGCACTTGAGGTTATCTATCTCACCAGATCGGGTTGAACTCTTAATATATGGTTCATCTCGACCAGCTAAATCAGTTGATTTAGGTTTTAAAACTCATTATTTAGGTTATCTCCATGATGATATTTCCCTCGCCATTGCCTATGCTGCTGCTGATGTCATGGTAGTACCTTCTACTCAAGAAGCTTTTGGACAAACGGCTTCTGAAGCCTTGGCTTGCGGTACACCTGTGGTAGCATTTAACACAACAGGTTTAAAAGATATTATCGATAGTCAACAAAACGGTTATTTAGCCACAGCTTACGATCCGCAAGATTTAGCCAGAGGAATTGTTTGGATTCTAGAAAGTCCCCAACGCTGGCAACAGTTATCTGAATGTGCCAGAGCCAAAGTAGTTCAGGAGTTTACCATTCCAATTCAGAGCGCTCGATACCTTAAACTTTTTCAAGAAATTTTAGCCGATTGA
- a CDS encoding EpsG family protein, with translation MQLKLANNHSQDISSHKNDKAIFLFLGLALWVFIPILGIFPLIFFIHLNQKPKSKLNVIVSLLVILTITIFVSSADIISDLAVYVDNYGKLDTKNPFEISGALGLECLLWLVSYPIYILSNGSNYAFIFFWSFLANALTFFVIAKGFSPRNYGLLLLFIVSNPIYIGFQGFLVRQYFATLIFLIAIINIDKKPLMWGLYLLSLFAHLANLIYLPMLLLYDKVRLLGNKVVVVLIVALGVALPFSNTLVVNLSERVAGLLPGDYSMLIVGKTAYYAKERVNESSFIAPLIEHLLVFVIIFVFVKNKNFKTAKEKLIYFLYPILFILMYLGKDIDMFSNRVAFLLFPFGGLFYYFAIDHQWKIFKRTILVFVFTLKIIYFNYYLYNITLGQSEFHYLNDQVYNSSIIDYIEVAIDNFTEDVKIKEKPTRQIS, from the coding sequence ATGCAACTTAAACTAGCTAATAACCACAGCCAAGATATATCAAGCCATAAAAATGACAAAGCTATTTTCCTGTTTTTGGGGTTGGCTTTATGGGTTTTTATTCCCATATTAGGCATTTTTCCGCTAATTTTCTTTATTCATCTAAATCAAAAGCCAAAAAGCAAGCTTAACGTCATTGTTTCTCTATTGGTAATCTTGACAATTACTATTTTTGTCTCATCGGCAGATATTATTTCTGACTTAGCTGTGTACGTTGACAATTACGGCAAACTGGATACTAAAAATCCTTTTGAAATCTCTGGAGCGCTGGGTCTAGAATGTTTGCTTTGGTTAGTTAGTTATCCAATCTATATACTTTCTAACGGCTCTAACTATGCTTTTATTTTTTTCTGGTCTTTCTTGGCTAACGCCTTAACTTTCTTTGTAATTGCCAAAGGATTTTCACCTCGAAATTACGGTTTACTGCTGCTATTTATTGTTTCTAATCCTATTTATATCGGGTTTCAGGGTTTTTTAGTTAGACAGTATTTTGCTACTTTGATCTTTCTTATAGCTATTATCAACATAGATAAAAAACCTTTAATGTGGGGACTTTATCTACTTAGTTTGTTTGCTCATCTGGCAAATCTAATCTATTTGCCCATGTTGCTGTTATACGATAAAGTTCGCTTGTTAGGGAACAAAGTGGTCGTTGTATTAATAGTTGCCTTAGGAGTTGCCTTACCTTTTAGTAATACTTTGGTGGTAAATTTATCCGAGCGTGTCGCAGGTTTATTACCTGGCGACTATTCTATGCTCATTGTCGGAAAAACCGCCTACTATGCCAAAGAAAGAGTTAATGAATCTAGCTTTATCGCTCCTTTAATCGAACATTTATTGGTTTTTGTAATTATTTTTGTTTTTGTTAAAAATAAAAACTTTAAGACTGCTAAAGAAAAATTAATTTATTTTTTATATCCTATTTTATTTATTTTAATGTACTTGGGAAAAGATATTGATATGTTTTCTAATCGTGTTGCCTTTTTGCTTTTTCCTTTTGGTGGTTTATTTTACTATTTTGCAATCGATCATCAGTGGAAAATATTTAAAAGAACTATTTTAGTTTTTGTATTCACGCTTAAAATTATCTATTTCAACTATTATTTATACAATATCACTTTAGGGCAAAGTGAATTTC